One Proteinivorax tanatarense DNA segment encodes these proteins:
- a CDS encoding head maturation protease, ClpP-related yields MIMKFWNWVKNESGRTLYLEGYIAQESWWDDEVSPKQFKEELEENEDDIIVWINSPGGDVFAAAQIYNMIKEYKGKVTVKIDGLAASAASVIAMSGDEVLMSPVAMMMVHNPATIVWGEETDMKKGIEMLSEVKESIINAYEQKTGLSRNKISHMMDRETWMSAKRALDLNFCDRILYSEDDAVLSDAVTNGFIFDKATVTNSLASKLSKTKSSQPAKGQTFNDKSKTKADQLFKRLELLK; encoded by the coding sequence TTGATCATGAAGTTTTGGAACTGGGTTAAAAACGAAAGTGGTAGAACCTTATACCTTGAAGGGTATATAGCCCAGGAAAGTTGGTGGGATGATGAAGTTAGCCCTAAACAGTTTAAAGAAGAGCTTGAAGAAAATGAAGACGACATTATCGTATGGATTAACTCACCCGGTGGAGACGTCTTTGCGGCAGCTCAAATTTATAACATGATTAAAGAGTATAAAGGGAAAGTCACTGTAAAGATAGACGGGCTTGCTGCTAGCGCTGCTTCAGTTATTGCAATGTCAGGCGATGAGGTTTTAATGTCACCTGTGGCTATGATGATGGTACATAACCCAGCTACCATCGTTTGGGGTGAAGAAACAGATATGAAAAAGGGTATAGAAATGCTATCTGAAGTAAAGGAAAGTATCATTAACGCCTATGAGCAAAAGACAGGCCTAAGCAGGAACAAAATATCGCATATGATGGATAGAGAAACCTGGATGAGCGCTAAAAGAGCTTTAGATCTTAACTTTTGCGATAGAATCTTATACTCAGAAGATGATGCTGTATTAAGCGATGCAGTAACAAATGGGTTTATCTTTGATAAGGCTACAGTTACAAATAGCCTTGCATCAAAGCTTTCAAAGACTAAAAGCAGTCAACCAGCTAAGGGTCAAACCTTTAACGATAAAAGCAAAACAAAAGCAGATCAGCTTTTTAAAAGACTAGAGTTATTAAAGTAA
- a CDS encoding phage portal protein — protein sequence MFKSRASPKNMWQNAYNFFFGLSTSGKVVNEKTAMQTTAVYACVRILAETLASLPLHTYKYTDKGKEKARDHPLYHLLHDEPNPEMTSFVFRETLMGHLLLWGNAYAQIIRDGRGKVMALYPLMPDKITVSRTEKGTLFYIYQKEGKSYHLRSDEVLHIPGLGFDGIVGYSPIAMAKDAIGMAIATEEYGAKLFANGAKPGGVLEHPGTLKDPAKVRDSWNSVYKGSGNAHKVAVLEEGLSFKPIGIPPEQAQFLQTRKFQINEIARIFRIPPHMIGDLEKSSFSNIEQQSLEFVKYTLDPWVLRWEMSLKKALLTPSEKNSYFIKLNVDGLLRGDYKSRMEGYSIGIQNGFLSPNDIRKLEDMDSIEHGDIYAMNGNMLKLEDVGAYAKNKIENQKEGGD from the coding sequence ATGTTTAAATCTAGAGCAAGCCCAAAAAACATGTGGCAAAACGCATATAACTTTTTCTTTGGCTTAAGCACCAGCGGTAAAGTAGTAAATGAAAAGACTGCAATGCAAACAACGGCCGTTTATGCTTGCGTAAGAATTTTAGCTGAGACATTAGCTTCTCTACCCTTACACACATACAAATACACCGATAAAGGTAAAGAAAAAGCAAGAGATCATCCACTTTACCACTTGCTCCATGACGAACCAAACCCGGAGATGACTTCATTTGTGTTTCGAGAGACACTAATGGGTCATCTTTTGCTTTGGGGAAACGCCTACGCTCAAATAATTAGAGATGGCAGGGGGAAGGTAATGGCTCTCTACCCTCTAATGCCGGATAAAATTACAGTAAGTAGAACCGAAAAAGGAACCCTCTTTTACATCTACCAAAAGGAGGGGAAAAGCTATCACTTAAGATCCGATGAAGTTTTGCACATCCCGGGCCTAGGTTTTGATGGAATTGTAGGATATTCACCGATTGCCATGGCTAAAGATGCTATAGGAATGGCAATAGCCACTGAAGAATATGGAGCTAAACTGTTTGCAAATGGAGCTAAACCGGGGGGAGTGTTAGAGCACCCTGGGACCTTAAAAGATCCTGCCAAAGTTCGGGATAGCTGGAACAGCGTATACAAAGGAAGCGGAAACGCCCATAAAGTAGCTGTTTTAGAAGAAGGGCTAAGCTTTAAGCCAATAGGCATACCGCCAGAGCAGGCCCAGTTTTTGCAAACCAGAAAGTTTCAGATTAACGAGATTGCCCGGATCTTTAGAATTCCCCCTCATATGATTGGAGACTTAGAAAAAAGTAGCTTTTCAAACATCGAGCAGCAATCATTAGAGTTTGTAAAATACACTTTAGACCCATGGGTTTTGCGGTGGGAGATGTCACTTAAAAAGGCTCTACTTACTCCCAGCGAGAAAAATAGCTACTTTATAAAACTAAATGTAGATGGCCTTTTGCGGGGCGACTATAAAAGTCGGATGGAAGGATATAGCATAGGAATTCAAAACGGCTTTTTATCACCTAACGATATAAGAAAGCTTGAAGATATGGACAGCATTGAACACGGAGACATCTACGCAATGAACGGTAACATGCTAAAGCTTGAAGATGTAGGAGCTTACGCTAAAAATAAAATAGAAAACCAAAAGGAAGGAGGGGATTGA
- a CDS encoding terminase large subunit, which yields MYDKEKAQRAVKFINALKHTKGIWHGVPFDLLPWQDKIVRDIFGTVKEDGYRQYNTAYIEVPKKNGKSEIAAAIALYLTCGDGEWGAEVYGCAADRQQASIVFDVAVDMVEQCPALKKRIKPVMSQKRLVYMPTGSFYQVLSSESFTKHGLNVHGVIFDELHAQPNRKLYDVMTKGSGDARKQPLFFLITTAGTDRNSICYEVHQKAEDILRGKKSDPTFYPVIYGIKDDDDWTEEKSWHKANPSLGHTIDIEKVRAAFISAKDNPAEENLFRQLRLNQWVKQSVRWMPMDLWDKCAFTVDPEKLKGRKCYGGLDLSSSNDITAFVLVFPPPDIDDKYYVMPYFWIPEENLDLRVRRDHVPYDIWKQQGYLETTEGNVIHYGFIEKFIEDLGTQYNIKEIAFDRWGAVQMVQNLEGLGFTVVPFGQGFKDMSPPTKELMKLTMEKRIAHGGQPALTWMMDNIHVRTDPAGNIKPDKAKSTEKIDGAVATIMALDRAIRNEGPSCKSVYDDRGILVF from the coding sequence ATGTATGACAAAGAAAAAGCCCAAAGAGCCGTTAAGTTTATAAACGCCTTAAAACATACAAAGGGTATATGGCATGGAGTACCCTTTGATCTTTTGCCTTGGCAAGATAAGATTGTTAGGGATATTTTTGGAACTGTTAAAGAAGATGGGTATCGGCAATATAATACAGCTTACATTGAGGTTCCAAAGAAAAATGGTAAAAGTGAAATTGCAGCAGCTATAGCTTTATACTTAACTTGTGGAGATGGAGAGTGGGGAGCAGAAGTATATGGATGTGCAGCTGACAGGCAGCAAGCTTCTATAGTATTTGATGTGGCAGTTGATATGGTAGAACAGTGCCCAGCACTTAAAAAGCGAATTAAACCTGTAATGTCACAAAAAAGGCTTGTATATATGCCCACCGGAAGTTTCTATCAGGTATTATCCTCAGAATCGTTTACAAAACATGGGCTAAATGTTCACGGAGTAATTTTTGATGAGCTACACGCCCAACCAAATAGAAAGCTTTATGATGTAATGACTAAAGGATCTGGAGATGCAAGAAAGCAGCCCCTTTTCTTTTTAATTACAACAGCAGGAACGGACAGAAACTCTATCTGCTATGAGGTTCATCAAAAGGCGGAAGATATTTTAAGAGGCAAAAAAAGCGACCCCACTTTTTACCCAGTTATCTATGGCATCAAAGATGATGATGACTGGACAGAAGAAAAAAGCTGGCACAAAGCAAATCCATCACTAGGCCACACCATTGATATAGAAAAAGTAAGGGCTGCCTTTATAAGTGCTAAAGACAACCCTGCAGAAGAAAACCTATTTAGACAACTAAGATTAAATCAATGGGTAAAGCAATCTGTAAGGTGGATGCCCATGGACCTTTGGGATAAATGTGCCTTTACTGTAGACCCGGAAAAACTTAAGGGAAGAAAGTGTTATGGAGGGCTGGATCTTTCAAGCTCTAACGATATAACAGCTTTTGTTTTGGTGTTCCCGCCTCCTGATATAGATGATAAGTATTATGTAATGCCTTACTTTTGGATCCCGGAAGAAAACTTAGATTTAAGAGTTAGAAGAGACCATGTCCCCTATGATATATGGAAGCAACAAGGATACCTTGAAACAACGGAAGGAAATGTTATTCACTATGGGTTTATAGAAAAGTTTATCGAAGATCTAGGCACACAGTATAATATTAAAGAAATAGCCTTTGATAGATGGGGAGCTGTTCAGATGGTACAAAACCTTGAAGGTCTTGGCTTTACAGTTGTACCTTTTGGCCAAGGATTTAAGGATATGTCCCCACCAACTAAAGAGCTAATGAAATTAACAATGGAGAAAAGAATAGCCCATGGAGGCCAGCCAGCACTAACATGGATGATGGATAATATCCATGTTAGAACTGATCCAGCCGGAAATATAAAACCCGACAAAGCCAAGTCTACAGAAAAAATAGATGGAGCCGTTGCTACCATTATGGCACTAGACAGGGCCATAAGAAATGAAGGACCAAGTTGTAAGTCTGTTTATGATGACAGAGGAATATTGGTGTTTTAG
- a CDS encoding phage terminase small subunit P27 family, whose product MATRGRKPKPSALKKLEGNPGKRPVNNNEPKLSKKAPRCPSWLEPEAKKEWRRMAKTLEEIGVLTQVDAAAFAGYCQAYARWKEAEEFLSKHGTIFKTPSGYIQQVPQVSIAQTYLKVMKDFCSEFGLTPSARSRIHVDTVQTETQDPMEDILKVIK is encoded by the coding sequence ATGGCGACACGGGGAAGAAAGCCCAAACCTTCTGCACTTAAAAAGTTAGAAGGAAACCCTGGAAAAAGACCTGTAAATAATAACGAACCTAAACTTTCTAAAAAAGCTCCTAGGTGTCCGTCATGGCTTGAACCTGAAGCAAAGAAAGAATGGAGAAGAATGGCCAAAACACTTGAAGAAATAGGGGTCCTTACCCAAGTAGATGCTGCCGCCTTTGCAGGATATTGCCAAGCCTATGCTAGATGGAAGGAAGCAGAAGAGTTTTTATCAAAACACGGCACTATTTTTAAAACCCCTTCAGGATATATCCAACAAGTGCCACAAGTATCTATAGCCCAAACCTATCTAAAAGTTATGAAAGACTTTTGTTCTGAATTTGGCCTTACTCCATCTGCAAGAAGTAGAATCCATGTAGACACTGTACAAACAGAAACACAAGATCCTATGGAAGATATCTTGAAGGTGATTAAATGA
- a CDS encoding virulence-related protein: MNRKEIVKRLESHFKVKAKYLGVPSFAYELKAQEATFIINREGKVVNSKSKEIVELDKLLGKTKPFESDSIKISIDEHNGKSLRNLINMIYSKQGLLKRALNFEDDLVKDDFVSKINESAIDTLEDFKEVLESASQGSCPGLGFNFEERIATFNLCKELEPDQLKAFKKLVKIIDRKAKALKYASAKVKVTNNEKYTFRTWLLRLGMIGNEYKMTRKILLENLNGNGAFKRPLKEEA, from the coding sequence GTGAATAGGAAAGAGATTGTAAAAAGGTTAGAGTCACACTTTAAGGTCAAGGCAAAATATCTTGGGGTGCCAAGTTTTGCTTATGAGCTAAAGGCCCAAGAGGCTACCTTCATAATTAATAGGGAAGGCAAAGTCGTTAACAGTAAAAGCAAAGAAATCGTGGAGTTAGATAAACTTCTAGGAAAGACTAAACCTTTTGAAAGTGACAGCATAAAAATATCCATTGATGAACATAACGGAAAGAGTTTAAGAAATCTAATAAATATGATTTACAGTAAGCAAGGATTACTCAAAAGGGCGCTAAACTTTGAAGACGACCTTGTTAAAGATGATTTTGTATCTAAGATTAACGAGTCAGCGATTGATACTTTAGAAGATTTTAAAGAAGTTTTAGAAAGCGCAAGTCAAGGAAGCTGTCCTGGCCTAGGCTTTAACTTCGAAGAAAGGATTGCAACCTTTAACCTATGTAAGGAGTTGGAGCCGGATCAGCTAAAAGCTTTTAAAAAGTTAGTCAAGATTATAGATAGAAAGGCTAAGGCCTTAAAATATGCCTCAGCAAAGGTTAAAGTTACAAACAATGAAAAGTATACTTTTAGAACTTGGCTTTTGCGACTGGGTATGATTGGAAACGAATACAAAATGACAAGAAAGATATTACTTGAAAACTTAAATGGAAATGGAGCTTTTAAAAGACCACTGAAGGAGGAAGCATAA
- a CDS encoding site-specific DNA-methyltransferase, translated as MITLRSEELKIVDINELAPYAKNARTHSKEQITKLRSSLREFGFVNPVLIDKDKTIIAGHGRVMAAKEENIKEVPCVLVEHLTEAQKKAYILADNRLALDAGWDEEMLAIELENLKELDFNVELTGFDAAEIDDLFSNVHDKEVQEDDFDIDEALEEEPISQLGDIWILGRHRLVCGDSTQSETYEKLMEGKKANLCVTDPPYSVNYSSKAGSIQNDNLDDPEFYEFLLDSFKNTESNMSSDASIYVFHADSKGLIFRKAFEDAGFYLSGVCQWVKQSLVLGRSPYQWQHEPCLFGWKKKGKHKWYSDRKQTTVWNFDRPTKSELHPTTKPVPLISYPIQNSSISNCIVLEPFAGSGSTLIACEQLDRICYAIELDERYTDVIVKRYMKFKESSEDVFLIRNGKKLKYSEVENKDKEE; from the coding sequence GTGATCACCCTGAGATCTGAAGAGTTAAAAATAGTCGATATAAATGAATTAGCTCCCTATGCTAAAAACGCAAGAACTCACAGTAAAGAACAAATAACCAAACTAAGAAGTAGCCTTCGGGAGTTTGGCTTTGTTAATCCGGTGCTTATCGATAAGGATAAGACAATAATTGCTGGCCATGGTAGAGTAATGGCGGCAAAGGAAGAAAACATAAAAGAAGTTCCTTGTGTGCTAGTGGAGCATTTAACTGAAGCTCAAAAAAAAGCATATATCCTTGCCGATAATAGGCTTGCCCTTGATGCTGGTTGGGATGAAGAAATGCTTGCTATAGAACTAGAAAATCTAAAAGAGTTAGATTTTAATGTAGAACTAACCGGGTTTGATGCTGCTGAAATAGACGACCTATTTTCAAATGTCCATGATAAAGAAGTGCAAGAGGATGACTTTGATATAGATGAAGCACTAGAAGAAGAACCTATATCACAGCTAGGGGATATATGGATACTTGGAAGGCATAGGCTAGTTTGCGGAGATAGTACCCAATCTGAAACCTATGAAAAACTAATGGAAGGGAAAAAGGCAAACCTATGCGTTACCGACCCACCCTATTCCGTTAACTACTCTTCTAAAGCTGGCTCTATACAAAATGATAATCTAGATGACCCTGAGTTTTATGAGTTTTTATTAGATTCCTTTAAAAACACTGAAAGTAACATGTCATCTGACGCTTCTATCTATGTTTTTCATGCTGATAGCAAGGGACTAATCTTTAGAAAAGCATTTGAGGATGCAGGGTTTTATCTTTCAGGGGTGTGCCAGTGGGTAAAACAATCATTAGTTTTAGGAAGATCTCCTTATCAGTGGCAACATGAGCCATGTCTTTTTGGGTGGAAGAAAAAAGGTAAACATAAATGGTATTCAGATAGAAAGCAAACCACCGTATGGAACTTTGACAGACCAACAAAATCAGAGCTTCACCCAACTACAAAGCCGGTGCCGCTGATTTCCTATCCTATACAAAATAGTTCCATAAGTAACTGTATAGTTTTAGAGCCCTTTGCAGGATCAGGGAGTACACTTATTGCCTGTGAACAGCTAGATAGAATTTGTTATGCTATAGAGCTAGATGAGAGGTACACCGATGTTATTGTAAAAAGATATATGAAATTTAAAGAATCAAGTGAAGACGTCTTTCTTATAAGAAATGGAAAGAAACTTAAATACAGTGAGGTAGAAAATAAAGACAAAGAAGAATAA
- a CDS encoding HNH endonuclease signature motif containing protein, translating to MRKEIFKEEPLCVICLKAGRTTSAKVVDHIVPHKGDKSLFYDQQNLQPLCKSCHDRKTAKEDGRWGKKGTVYTY from the coding sequence TTGCGGAAAGAAATATTTAAAGAAGAACCGTTATGCGTTATATGCCTAAAGGCTGGAAGAACTACTTCAGCAAAAGTAGTGGATCACATCGTTCCTCATAAAGGAGATAAAAGTTTGTTCTATGATCAACAAAACCTACAGCCTCTTTGTAAGTCCTGCCATGATAGAAAAACTGCTAAAGAAGATGGGCGTTGGGGAAAGAAAGGAACAGTTTACACTTACTAA